Proteins encoded together in one Onychomys torridus chromosome 1, mOncTor1.1, whole genome shotgun sequence window:
- the Igsf6 gene encoding immunoglobulin superfamily member 6, producing the protein MGPVSTSKIGLWLEISLILFHVGVLGACTVSVVQPGYLEVDDTSETVTMECTFSTTGCSSKQPRSLWFRCGTHQPEALCLDGCRNKADKFTVKETLDQNQVSLTVNRVSPNDSAIYICGIAFPHEPAPRAKQTGNGTTLVVRERLLGREVHSLLIVLLALFSVYITGVCVIFLVLFKSKSKSPRSRETKEDSQKKSARRIFQEIAQELYHKRYVETSQQPERDCTYENRGALPNSGRP; encoded by the exons ATGGGCCCTGTGAGCACAAGCAAGATCGGCCTCTGGCTGGAAATCAGCCTGATCCTATTTCATGTCG GTGTGCTGGGTGCCTGTACTGTCTCCGTGGTGCAGCCAGGTTACCTAGAGGTGGACGACACTTCTGAGACTGTCACCATGGAGTGTACCTTTTCCACAACTGGATGCTCTTCAAAGCAACCAAGAAGTCTGTGGTTTCGCTGTGGCACTCATCAGCCTGAGGCTCTGTGCTTGGATGGATGCAGAAATAAGGCAGACAAGTTCACAGTGAAAGAAACCCTGGACCAGAACCAAGTCTCCCTCACTGTCAACAGGGTGTCTCCAAATGACAGTGCAATTTACATCTGTGGAATAGCATTTCCCCATGAGCCAGCACCGAGAGCTAAGCAGACTGGAAACGGGACTACACTGGTGGTGAGAG AAAGACTTCTCGGCAGGGAGGTGCACAGTCTCCTAATAGTGCTCTTAGCACTGTTCTCTGTCTACATCACCGGCGTGTGTGTGATCTTCCTAGTCCTCTTCAAA TCCAAATCTAAGAGTCCAAGAAGTAGAGAAACCAAAGAAGACTCACAAAAG AAGAGTGCTCGGCGAATCTTTCAGGAAATCGCTCAAGAATTATACCATAAGAGATATGTGGAAACAAGCCAACAGCCT